A stretch of the Salmo salar chromosome ssa20, Ssal_v3.1, whole genome shotgun sequence genome encodes the following:
- the LOC106579912 gene encoding frizzled-10-B encodes MHSVAKLTLVNVLLVCLSCGCTAISSIDPDRPGEGRCQQIVISLCKDIGYNMTRMPNLMGHEDQNEAAIKIHEFVPLIEFGCHTHLKFFLCSLYAPMCTEQVSTPIPACRVMCEQARQKCSPIMEQFNFHWPDSLDCSRLPNKNDPNNLCMEAPNNGSDESPKGSHTQPPDFRLQRPIKGQDLHLKDKESKETCSNPGKFHYVQKSESCAPKCYPKVDVYWSQGDKQFSLVWMAIWSILCFVSSSFTVLTFLIDPQRFKYPERPIIFLSMSYCVYSVGYLIRLFVGADNIACDRDSGVQYIIQEGLESTGCTIVFLILYYFGMASSLWWVILTLTWFLAAGKKWGHEAIEANSSYFHLAAWAIPAVKTIMILVMRKVAGDELTGVCYVGSMDVKALTCFVLIPLSCYLIIGTSFLLSGFVALFHIRKVMKTEGENTDKLEKLMVRIGVFSVLYTVPATCVIACYFYERLNMDYWRSLAVEQKCVDSSRNNAESEECGMKSSIPAVEIFMVKIFMLLVVGITSGMWIWTSKTLQSWQNVFSRKLKKRTRRKPASVFTSSGPYIKPHPALKGHNTKYEPTGPPPTCV; translated from the coding sequence ATGCATTCCGTTGCCAAACTGACCCTTGTCAATGTGCTGCTGGTCTGTCTGAGTTGTGGCTGCACAGCCATTAGCTCCATAGACCCAGACCGGCCAGGTGAGGGGAGATGTCAACAGATTGTCATCTCCCTGTGTAAGGACATTGGTTACAACATGACTAGGATGCCCAATCTGATGGGCCACGAGGACCAGAATGAGGCAGCCATCAAGATACATGAGTTTGTCCCTCTCATAGAGTTTGGATGCCACACTCACCTCAAGTTTTTTCTCTGTTCGCTGTATGCACCCATGTGCACGGAGCAGGTGTCCACCCCCATACCTGCCTGCAGAGTGATGTGTGAGCAGGCCAGGCAAAAGTGCTCCCCTATCATGGAACAGTTCAACTTCCACTGGCCTGACTCCCTGGACTGCTCCAGACTACCCAACAAAAATGACCCAAACAACCTATGCATGGAGGCCCCCAACAACGGCTCAGATGAGTCCCCAAAAGGCTCCCACACCCAGCCTCCTGACTTCAGGCTTCAGAGGCCCATAAAAGGCCAGGACCTACACTTGAAGGACAAGGAGAGCAAGGAGACCTGTAGTAACCCAGGCAAGTTCCACTATGTACAGAAGAGTGAGTCCTGTGCTCCCAAGTGCTATCCCAAAGTGGATGTGTACTGGAGTCAGGGAGATAAGCAGTTCTCTCTGGTGTGGATGGCCATCTGGTCCATCCTTTGCTTCGTCTCCAGCTCATTCACTGTCCTCACCTTCCTTATCGACCCGCAGCGCTTCAAATACCCTGAGAGGCCCATTATCTTCCTCTCTATGTCCTACTGTGTCTACTCTGTGGGCTACCTGATCCGTCTGTTTGTGGGGGCAGACAACATTGCCTGTGACCGGGACAGTGGGGTCCAGTACATCATTCAGGAGGGTCTGGAAAGCACGGGCTGCACCATCGTCTTCCTCATCCTCTACTACTTTGGCATGGCCAGCTCCCTCTGGTGGGTCATCCTCACACTCACCTGGTTCCTGGCTGCAGGGAAGAAGTGGGGTCACGAGGCCATCGAGGCCAACAGCAGCTACTTCCACCTGGCAGCCTGGGCCATCCCGGCCGTCAAGACCATCATGATCCTGGTGATGAGGAAGGTGGCGGGGGACGAGCTGACGGGGGTGTGCTACGTGGGCAGCATGGACGTGAAAGCTCTCACATGCTTCGTGCTCATCCCACTCTCCTGCTACCTCATCATCGGCACCTCCTTCCTGCTGTCGGGCTTCGTGGCCCTGTTCCACATCCGCAAGGTCATGAAGACGGAGGGGGAGAACACGGATAAACTGGAGAAGCTGATGGTGCGGATCGGTGTGTTCTCAGTCCTCTACACTGTACCGGCCACCTGCGTTATCGCCTGCTACTTCTACGAGAGGCTCAACATGGACTACTGGAGGAGCCTGGCCGTGGAGCAGAAGTGTGTTGACAGCAGCAGGAACAATGCAGAGTCTGAGGAGTGTGGTATGAAGAGCTCCATCCCGGCTGTGGAGATCTTCATGGTTAAGATCTTCATGCTGCTAGTTGTGGGAATCACGAGTGGCATGTGGATATGGACCTCAAAGACACTGCAGTCGTGGCAGAATGTGTTTAGCAGGAAGTTGAAGAAGAGGACGAGGAGGAAGCCTGCCAGTGTGTTCACAAGCAGTGGGCCTTACATCAAGCCTCACCCAGCACTTAAAGGGCACAACACGAAGTATGAGCCTACCGGCCCCCCT